One window from the genome of Lentibacillus daqui encodes:
- a CDS encoding M50 family metallopeptidase, with translation MNIYLVLLLVFIIAPISTLLHELGHVLGAKWAKADSIILSIGSGYKIAAFSCKRIRVSLHLLFFLGGMAYNERNKPYKSREIIIISLCGPVSNVIAAAVVFYFAGFSYGFVRAFILFNMWLAVINLIPFHLNGKQSDGYTIVKAILNRYKTCK, from the coding sequence ATGAATATTTATCTTGTGCTATTGCTGGTTTTTATTATTGCACCAATTAGCACTTTATTGCACGAATTAGGACATGTGCTTGGTGCAAAATGGGCAAAAGCTGATTCTATCATACTATCCATTGGATCCGGTTATAAGATAGCAGCATTTTCCTGTAAGCGAATTCGGGTTTCCCTTCATCTATTGTTTTTTCTGGGCGGCATGGCCTACAATGAAAGAAATAAACCGTATAAATCAAGGGAAATCATTATCATTAGTTTGTGTGGTCCTGTCAGTAACGTAATTGCTGCAGCTGTGGTATTTTATTTCGCCGGTTTCTCTTATGGATTTGTCCGTGCATTCATTTTGTTTAATATGTGGCTGGCAGTGATTAATTTAATACCGTTTCACCTAAACGGGAAACAATCGGATGGCTATACGATTGTAAAAGCCATATTAAACCGTTACAAAACCTGCAAATAA
- a CDS encoding peptidylprolyl isomerase — translation MAKRGYILMENGDKIEFELYPNEAPGTVANFEKLANESFYDGLTFHRVIDGFVSQGGCPNGNGTGNAGYTIKCETEGNPHRHVEGSLSMAHAGKDTGSCQFFIVHEAQPHLDGVHTVFGQVTSGVEHAKAMHNGDVMKEVKVFDE, via the coding sequence ATGGCTAAAAGAGGCTATATTTTGATGGAAAATGGCGATAAAATCGAATTTGAATTATATCCAAATGAAGCACCAGGAACAGTCGCAAACTTTGAAAAACTGGCAAATGAATCATTTTATGATGGTCTGACCTTTCACCGGGTAATCGATGGTTTTGTCAGCCAGGGCGGGTGTCCAAACGGAAACGGGACTGGCAATGCTGGTTATACCATCAAATGTGAAACAGAAGGAAACCCGCACCGGCATGTGGAAGGATCCTTATCAATGGCACATGCAGGAAAAGATACCGGGAGCTGTCAATTTTTCATTGTCCACGAGGCTCAACCGCACTTGGACGGTGTTCATACCGTTTTTGGACAAGTAACATCTGGTGTGGAACATGCCAAAGCAATGCACAACGGGGATGTAATGAAGGAAGTTAAAGTTTTTGACGAATAA
- the lysA gene encoding diaminopimelate decarboxylase, translating to MIIDNHPFTTEQGHLMVGGVDAVDLARQYGTPLYVYDVSLIRNNCRAFVKTFEQKGVKAQVAYASKAFSSIAMLQVAKQENMSLDVVSEGELYTALRAGFPVERIHLHGNNKSKNEMEMAIKHGIGCIVVDNFHDISLLDILLKKYNKTMDVLMRVTPGIEAKTHQYILTGNEDSKFGFSLQNGQVDQAFEKLYFHEQIRFKGLHCHIGSQITETDRFLLASDKLFEKIKKWNQQYGYIPEVLNLGGGFGIRYTESDNPIPLHFYVEHLVDAVQRRATQLSIPMPEIWLEPGRAIVGNAGITLYTVGAMKQIPGVRQYVSVDGGMTDNLRPALYGAKYEGVIANKAEHQPIQTVSIAGKCCESGDMLIWDLPVPEIDNGDILAVFSTGAYGYSMSNNYNRFSKPAVVFVENGVAKLVVARETYQDVVQFDLSYE from the coding sequence ATGATAATAGATAATCATCCATTTACAACAGAACAGGGCCATTTAATGGTCGGGGGTGTTGATGCTGTTGATTTGGCAAGGCAATATGGAACCCCGTTATATGTATATGATGTTTCATTGATTCGTAACAATTGTCGAGCGTTTGTAAAGACGTTTGAACAGAAAGGGGTAAAGGCACAGGTAGCCTATGCAAGTAAAGCATTTTCCTCGATTGCCATGCTTCAGGTAGCCAAACAGGAGAATATGAGCCTTGATGTTGTTTCTGAGGGAGAGTTATATACCGCATTACGGGCTGGTTTTCCAGTGGAACGGATTCATTTGCATGGTAATAATAAAAGCAAAAACGAGATGGAAATGGCAATTAAACATGGGATTGGCTGTATCGTGGTCGATAATTTCCATGACATTTCCTTACTTGATATACTATTAAAGAAATACAATAAAACAATGGACGTACTGATGCGTGTGACCCCGGGTATTGAAGCAAAAACACACCAATATATTTTGACCGGGAATGAGGATTCCAAATTTGGCTTCAGTTTGCAAAATGGACAAGTTGATCAAGCCTTTGAAAAGCTGTATTTTCATGAACAAATTCGGTTTAAAGGACTGCATTGCCACATTGGATCACAAATCACAGAAACCGATCGTTTTTTATTGGCATCCGATAAGTTGTTCGAAAAAATCAAAAAGTGGAACCAACAATACGGCTATATACCGGAAGTCTTAAACCTTGGTGGCGGCTTTGGCATCCGCTATACCGAATCAGATAACCCGATCCCATTACATTTCTATGTAGAGCATTTGGTAGATGCAGTTCAGCGGCGTGCCACACAATTGTCGATTCCTATGCCGGAAATTTGGCTCGAACCGGGACGTGCGATTGTTGGCAATGCTGGTATTACGTTATACACGGTTGGGGCAATGAAGCAAATCCCTGGCGTGCGGCAATATGTGTCAGTTGATGGGGGAATGACCGATAATTTGCGTCCCGCTTTATATGGAGCGAAATATGAGGGTGTCATTGCCAATAAAGCAGAGCATCAGCCAATACAAACCGTTTCTATTGCCGGCAAGTGCTGTGAGTCAGGTGATATGCTCATATGGGATTTACCGGTCCCTGAAATAGACAATGGAGATATTCTGGCGGTCTTTTCAACGGGTGCCTATGGGTATTCCATGTCCAATAATTATAACCGGTTTTCCAAGCCCGCTGTTGTTTTTGTTGAGAACGGTGTCGCGAAACTGGTTGTTGCCCGGGAAACCTATCAAGATGTTGTACAGTTTGATTTGTCTTATGAATAA
- the sigF gene encoding RNA polymerase sporulation sigma factor SigF has product MDVNVKHFNRKDDPLTDEQVKEYIYKSQQGDQDARDLLVERNMKLVWSVVQRFINRGYDPDDLFQIGSIGLIKSIDKFDLSYDVRFSTYAVPMIIGEIQRFIRDDGSIKVSRTLKETGNKIRKKKDELTKRLGRSPTIHEIADELDILAEDVVHAEEAAKSPHSIHETVFENDGDPITLLDQIADTDTRWFDKISLQEAIRGLNERERLIVYLRYYKDQTQSEVADRLGISQVQVSRLEKKILHDMKDKMG; this is encoded by the coding sequence ATGGATGTAAATGTTAAGCATTTCAATCGTAAAGATGATCCTTTAACCGATGAGCAAGTAAAGGAATATATTTATAAGAGTCAACAAGGCGATCAAGATGCCAGGGATTTACTCGTAGAAAGGAATATGAAGCTTGTCTGGTCAGTTGTGCAGCGTTTTATCAATCGTGGCTATGACCCGGATGATTTATTTCAAATTGGCAGTATTGGTTTGATCAAATCCATTGATAAATTTGATCTCTCCTATGATGTCCGGTTCTCCACGTACGCTGTTCCTATGATCATTGGAGAAATCCAGCGGTTTATTCGCGATGATGGCAGCATAAAAGTGAGCAGGACACTTAAAGAAACTGGAAATAAAATCCGCAAGAAGAAAGATGAACTAACCAAACGGCTGGGCAGATCCCCTACCATTCATGAAATAGCTGATGAATTGGATATCTTGGCTGAAGATGTTGTCCATGCGGAGGAAGCAGCGAAATCACCGCATTCCATTCATGAAACGGTGTTTGAAAATGACGGGGATCCGATTACATTATTGGATCAAATCGCTGATACGGATACACGATGGTTTGACAAAATTTCACTACAGGAGGCAATACGGGGGTTAAATGAGCGGGAACGACTTATTGTCTACTTGCGGTATTACAAGGATCAAACCCAATCTGAAGTGGCGGATCGCTTGGGAATATCGCAAGTACAAGTATCAAGATTAGAGAAAAAAATATTGCATGATATGAAGGATAAAATGGGCTGA
- a CDS encoding stage V sporulation protein AB, producing the protein MISHGLQIIAEIIIGFASGLAVGGGFVGFLTVLGVIPRLIQLSKTDRLIPAYSACIIAGLLFGTYMSFSDIAWSEPAIILVILGAFHGIFNGMLAAALTEVLNVFPILSKRIGLEPYLLGLLMAIVFGKVAGSLFQWLIFVR; encoded by the coding sequence ATGATTAGTCATGGGTTGCAAATTATCGCCGAGATCATTATTGGATTTGCCAGTGGTCTTGCTGTGGGCGGTGGTTTTGTTGGCTTCTTAACCGTTTTAGGTGTCATCCCCCGACTTATCCAACTAAGTAAAACAGATCGGCTGATTCCCGCTTATAGTGCATGTATTATTGCCGGTCTTTTGTTTGGTACCTATATGTCATTTTCCGATATAGCATGGAGTGAACCTGCCATTATACTTGTAATTTTAGGTGCATTTCACGGGATTTTTAATGGGATGCTGGCAGCTGCCTTAACTGAGGTTCTTAATGTCTTTCCGATTCTATCCAAACGGATTGGTCTGGAACCATATTTATTAGGTCTGCTTATGGCGATTGTATTTGGAAAAGTAGCCGGATCGTTGTTTCAATGGCTGATCTTTGTCAGATAA
- the spoIIAA gene encoding anti-sigma F factor antagonist, with product MSLETTFDVKEDVLIVRLAGELDHHETEKLRTAWKDMLYKNDVKHVVLNLEAVSFMDSSGLGVILGRYKEVLQLGGEMVVCSVSPAVNRLFEMSGMFKIVRLEENEQYALVTLGVAS from the coding sequence ATGAGTTTGGAGACTACATTCGATGTAAAAGAAGATGTGTTGATTGTCCGATTAGCCGGAGAACTCGATCATCATGAAACAGAGAAGCTACGTACTGCGTGGAAGGATATGTTGTATAAAAATGATGTAAAACATGTGGTACTAAATTTAGAAGCCGTATCATTTATGGACAGTTCAGGTCTGGGAGTCATTTTAGGACGGTATAAAGAGGTTCTTCAACTGGGTGGCGAAATGGTAGTCTGTTCTGTTTCGCCGGCTGTTAATCGGTTGTTTGAGATGTCCGGGATGTTTAAAATCGTTCGTTTGGAGGAGAACGAACAATATGCATTAGTTACATTGGGGGTGGCATCATGA
- the spoIIAB gene encoding anti-sigma F factor yields MNNEMNVAFSSISENESFARVAVAAFVTQIDPTMDELTEIKTVVSEAVTNAIIHGYNNEPDHQVYITCVLRDDELELIIKDDGVGIGDIEEARQPLFTSKPELERSGMGFTIIENFMDSVKVISEAGAGTSVYMTKQLTKNKTVSK; encoded by the coding sequence ATGAATAATGAAATGAATGTAGCGTTTTCCAGTATTAGTGAAAATGAATCATTTGCCCGTGTGGCAGTGGCCGCATTTGTCACACAAATTGATCCGACAATGGATGAGCTGACGGAAATCAAAACAGTTGTATCCGAGGCTGTAACAAATGCGATTATTCATGGGTACAATAATGAACCGGATCATCAAGTCTATATCACATGTGTATTGCGTGACGATGAATTAGAATTAATCATCAAAGACGATGGGGTAGGGATTGGCGATATAGAAGAGGCCAGACAACCTTTATTTACCTCGAAACCTGAGCTGGAACGATCGGGCATGGGCTTTACGATCATTGAGAATTTTATGGATTCGGTTAAAGTTATCTCGGAGGCAGGAGCAGGCACATCTGTTTACATGACGAAACAATTAACAAAAAATAAAACGGTGAGTAAGTAG
- a CDS encoding spore germination protein — translation MSDTKKNKSPISPDIHETEKYMEKHVGVNVSFDVGFREITVLKTKIQLYYLNGMVDSSNIIQILKVLIEINDRETERKKVQSIIENRLIHQQVEQIKSMDEAVDQMLSGLIVIFIDGYSDAFVIDVRHYPGRTPEEPDTEHVVRGSRDGYTENIIENTSLTRRRIRDERLRNKMMRIGERSKMDVCVTYLQDVADPGLVDLIKKEIQKVDIDGMSMTDKTLEEFMIKNKWNPYPMVRYTERPDVAAHHLLEGHVVVTVDTSPSVIIFPTTFFHHVQHAEEYRQRPAIGTFIRWERMLAILASLFLLPFWLLFALDPTLLPESLSFIGPNEEGTIPIAVQIILGIIGVEFLRMAAIHTPTPLATSMGLIAAVLIGQIAIDVGMLSPEVILYVSVSAIGSYVTPSYELSVANNIVRVLLVLAVAFFGVYGFVIGITVFTLFLVSLKSLKTPYFWPFIPFNGKALMHVVFRIPMPFSDIRPSIVHPRNAYRQPLPRGKVDE, via the coding sequence ATGTCGGACACGAAAAAAAATAAGAGTCCCATCTCACCGGATATTCATGAGACAGAGAAATACATGGAGAAACATGTTGGTGTCAATGTATCATTTGATGTAGGTTTTCGCGAGATCACCGTATTAAAAACTAAAATTCAGCTCTATTATTTAAATGGGATGGTTGATTCATCCAACATTATTCAAATCTTAAAAGTGCTGATCGAAATAAATGACCGTGAAACGGAAAGGAAAAAAGTCCAGTCCATTATTGAAAATCGCTTGATCCACCAACAGGTAGAACAGATTAAATCAATGGATGAAGCAGTAGACCAAATGTTGTCCGGGTTAATTGTGATTTTTATTGACGGCTATAGTGATGCATTTGTGATTGATGTACGTCATTATCCTGGACGAACGCCAGAGGAACCTGATACTGAACATGTGGTAAGAGGTTCACGGGATGGCTATACGGAAAATATCATTGAAAATACTTCCCTCACCAGGCGACGTATTCGCGATGAACGGCTTCGCAATAAAATGATGAGAATTGGCGAACGGTCAAAAATGGATGTTTGTGTAACTTATTTACAGGATGTTGCCGACCCTGGTCTGGTGGATTTAATCAAAAAAGAAATCCAAAAAGTGGATATTGATGGAATGTCGATGACCGATAAAACACTGGAAGAATTTATGATTAAAAACAAGTGGAATCCGTATCCAATGGTTCGTTATACAGAACGACCGGATGTTGCTGCTCATCATTTGCTGGAAGGTCATGTTGTTGTCACTGTTGATACATCACCAAGTGTAATTATTTTTCCTACGACTTTCTTTCACCATGTACAACATGCGGAAGAGTACCGCCAGCGTCCAGCGATAGGTACATTTATTCGGTGGGAGCGAATGCTGGCGATTTTGGCATCTCTTTTCCTTTTGCCATTTTGGTTATTATTTGCCTTGGACCCAACGTTATTGCCTGAATCCTTATCATTCATTGGTCCAAATGAAGAAGGTACAATCCCGATTGCTGTTCAAATTATTTTAGGAATCATAGGAGTAGAATTTTTACGAATGGCTGCCATTCATACACCTACACCGTTGGCAACATCGATGGGGTTAATCGCCGCTGTACTTATTGGGCAGATAGCGATTGATGTAGGGATGCTCAGTCCGGAAGTAATACTATATGTATCCGTCAGTGCAATCGGTTCCTATGTTACACCAAGTTATGAGTTAAGTGTCGCCAATAATATAGTTAGAGTTCTTTTAGTGCTTGCTGTAGCATTCTTTGGGGTGTATGGATTTGTTATTGGTATTACTGTGTTCACCCTATTCCTGGTAAGCCTGAAATCGTTGAAAACACCATATTTTTGGCCGTTTATACCATTTAATGGGAAGGCGCTGATGCATGTTGTATTTCGAATTCCCATGCCATTTTCTGATATACGGCCAAGTATTGTCCATCCTCGCAATGCCTATCGTCAGCCGCTACCGAGGGGAAAAGTTGATGAATAA
- a CDS encoding stage V sporulation protein AA: protein MTNIVYIRMKKKIEITGMKTILLKDIAYLSTSSHFKQQMEETTLYHITKKDRNIVVIDGFIIIDHLSQLFSDLEFQLVGPQQTIIWITKTKKTPSVILASFVWIILFIGAAMTIMNFHYDVSMQEVQQKIHYLLTGKHSKYPLWIQIPYSFGLGVGMLLFFNHWFKKRFNEEPSPLEIELFNYQQDLNQYVMHYENKLDD from the coding sequence ATGACAAATATCGTGTACATTCGCATGAAGAAAAAGATAGAAATAACTGGAATGAAGACAATCTTGTTAAAAGACATTGCTTATTTGTCTACATCCTCTCATTTCAAACAGCAAATGGAGGAAACAACCCTTTATCATATCACGAAAAAGGATCGGAATATCGTTGTTATCGATGGTTTTATCATTATTGATCATTTAAGTCAGTTATTTTCGGATTTGGAATTTCAACTTGTTGGACCACAACAGACTATCATTTGGATTACAAAAACAAAAAAAACACCATCTGTCATATTAGCATCTTTTGTCTGGATTATATTGTTTATCGGAGCAGCAATGACGATTATGAATTTTCATTACGATGTCAGCATGCAGGAAGTGCAACAAAAAATACACTATTTATTAACTGGAAAACATAGCAAGTACCCACTTTGGATACAAATACCATATTCATTTGGGCTGGGAGTCGGGATGTTGTTATTCTTTAATCACTGGTTTAAAAAACGGTTTAATGAAGAACCAAGTCCGCTCGAAATTGAACTATTTAATTATCAGCAGGATCTGAATCAATATGTCATGCATTACGAAAATAAGTTAGATGATTAG